A region of Bacteroidales bacterium DNA encodes the following proteins:
- a CDS encoding type II toxin-antitoxin system HicB family antitoxin codes for MKKYIVIFEKTETGYSVYVPDLPSCIATGKTKNIAENNIYEAIRFHLEGLKLENLSIPKSRSEAGTLYVKV; via the coding sequence ATGAAAAAGTATATTGTAATTTTTGAAAAAACCGAGACTGGTTATAGTGTCTATGTCCCAGATTTACCTAGTTGTATAGCTACCGGTAAAACGAAAAACATTGCGGAAAATAATATTTATGAAGCAATCCGGTTTCACCTGGAAGGTTTAAAACTGGAAAATCTTTCCATTCCAAAGAGTAGATCAGAAGCTGGGACCTTGTATGTGAAAGTTTAA
- a CDS encoding 1-acyl-sn-glycerol-3-phosphate acyltransferase codes for MSKNGTKIHKFNIFYNLLKLYQLLVFHLYYKKIEVIGRKNIPYGSPIIFTPNHQNALMDALIVLNTARLNPVFMARADIFKKKTQEKILNFLKIIPVYRKRDGAEELSKNDDIFNICIDILRDCHSICLMPEGDHGHHRRLRPLVKGTFRIAFRAQEKFGDMNGVKIVPVGIDFEHYQKIQQDLLVIYGNPINVSEFMEAYRENQPRAINAIKDRLSDELKKIIVHIGNTEHYDMYQDLRGIYNSRMRDYAGIRGNSLYKRFQADKQMISLIDMSFKTNPEKMVQLSKKVAEYMAGLEELNLRDWVIDRKGFSVLRILLQALLLIVTSPIFIVGWIANIIPYTIPRRMIKNVKDPQFVSSFRYVVALLFFFFYYTVAGVLAGIFTNPGWISWAVMAGMLVSGYTALFYSFSIKKLFAAVRFRLLKRKGDKRIKRLMELHEKIISTMNSVSDQFMGSIIPKEERGWHEKS; via the coding sequence ATGAGCAAGAACGGCACGAAAATCCACAAGTTTAATATTTTTTATAATCTTCTGAAACTTTACCAGTTGCTGGTATTCCATCTGTATTATAAGAAAATAGAGGTAATAGGAAGAAAGAATATTCCGTATGGGAGTCCGATAATATTTACACCTAACCACCAGAATGCACTGATGGATGCGCTTATCGTTCTCAATACCGCCAGGCTCAATCCTGTTTTTATGGCGCGGGCCGATATTTTTAAGAAAAAGACCCAGGAAAAAATCCTTAATTTCCTGAAAATTATTCCCGTGTATCGCAAGCGCGACGGTGCTGAGGAGCTTTCCAAAAACGACGATATCTTTAATATATGTATCGATATCCTGAGGGACTGTCACAGCATCTGTCTGATGCCTGAAGGGGACCATGGTCATCATCGCAGGCTGAGGCCCTTGGTAAAAGGCACCTTTCGGATTGCTTTCCGGGCACAAGAGAAATTCGGTGATATGAACGGTGTGAAGATCGTTCCCGTGGGAATTGATTTCGAGCATTATCAGAAAATTCAGCAGGACCTGCTCGTGATTTATGGTAATCCCATCAATGTGTCTGAATTTATGGAAGCCTACCGTGAGAACCAACCCCGGGCCATCAACGCCATCAAAGACAGGCTATCAGATGAACTTAAAAAGATCATTGTACATATTGGCAACACTGAGCATTACGACATGTACCAGGATTTACGTGGTATTTATAACAGCCGTATGCGTGACTATGCCGGAATCCGGGGTAACAGTCTGTACAAACGCTTCCAGGCCGATAAGCAAATGATCAGCCTGATTGATATGAGCTTTAAAACGAATCCTGAAAAGATGGTTCAGCTTTCAAAGAAGGTTGCTGAATATATGGCCGGACTGGAGGAATTGAATCTGCGCGACTGGGTCATCGACCGGAAAGGATTTTCGGTACTGAGAATCCTGCTTCAGGCATTGTTGCTGATCGTTACTTCACCCATTTTTATCGTGGGTTGGATTGCCAATATCATCCCATATACCATTCCCCGGAGGATGATCAAAAATGTAAAAGACCCGCAGTTCGTAAGTTCCTTTAGGTACGTGGTGGCATTGCTGTTTTTTTTCTTTTATTATACTGTTGCTGGCGTCCTGGCAGGAATATTTACAAATCCCGGCTGGATTTCATGGGCCGTAATGGCGGGAATGCTGGTCAGCGGTTATACTGCGCTTTTTTACAGCTTTTCCATCAAGAAACTATTTGCAGCCGTCCGTTTCAGGTTATTGAAGAGGAAAGGGGATAAGCGCATCAAACGGCTGATGGAACTACATGAAAAAATAATATCTACCATGAACAGCGTTAGCGATCAATTCATGGGATCGATTATCCCTAAAGAAGAAAGAGGTTGGCATGAAAAATCATAA
- a CDS encoding VOC family protein, with protein MMLKEKIISGIQQIGIGVTNVHEAWNWYREHFGMDIKIFEDAAVAELMFSYTGGKPRKRHAALTMNLQSGGGFEIWQYVDRIPDGPANEIQAGDLGIYITKIKARNVRDAYETFQKKNLNLNGISVGPDGKEYFFVKDPYNNLFQVVEGHSWFIMEHGKSTGAAFGAIIGVSNIENARKVYSGILGYDTVVYDKEGVFEDLKCLPGGDKILRRVLLMHSKPRLGSFSRLLGPSVMELIQVMDREPEQIFKNRFWGDLGFIHLCYDIKGMDALRIECKSKGFAFKVDSTHTLKTETFDMGEAAGHFAYIEDPDGTLIEFVETDKIPIMKKLGWYLDLRKRDPRKPLPNWILKTLKFSRVKKKDLIFKSF; from the coding sequence ATGATGTTAAAAGAAAAGATAATCAGCGGAATACAGCAGATCGGCATCGGGGTTACCAATGTTCATGAGGCCTGGAACTGGTATCGTGAACATTTTGGAATGGACATAAAGATTTTTGAGGATGCTGCTGTTGCTGAGCTTATGTTTTCTTATACCGGTGGTAAACCCAGGAAGCGTCATGCTGCACTCACTATGAATCTTCAGAGTGGAGGTGGATTCGAGATTTGGCAGTATGTGGATAGAATTCCCGATGGCCCCGCGAACGAAATTCAAGCGGGTGACCTGGGAATCTATATTACTAAAATCAAAGCCCGTAATGTAAGGGATGCATACGAAACTTTTCAGAAGAAAAACCTGAATCTGAATGGAATATCGGTTGGACCCGACGGTAAAGAGTATTTCTTTGTGAAGGATCCTTACAATAATCTTTTCCAGGTTGTTGAAGGACACTCCTGGTTCATAATGGAACACGGGAAATCTACCGGTGCTGCTTTCGGCGCTATCATAGGAGTGTCGAACATTGAAAATGCCCGTAAAGTTTATTCCGGAATTCTTGGTTACGACACGGTTGTTTACGATAAAGAAGGCGTTTTCGAAGACCTGAAATGTCTGCCCGGGGGCGACAAAATCTTGCGGAGGGTATTACTCATGCATAGCAAGCCGCGGCTTGGCTCCTTTTCAAGATTACTGGGGCCCAGTGTCATGGAACTTATCCAGGTAATGGATCGCGAGCCCGAACAGATTTTTAAAAACCGCTTCTGGGGCGACCTGGGTTTTATCCACTTATGTTATGATATCAAGGGAATGGATGCCCTCAGAATTGAATGTAAGAGCAAGGGTTTTGCTTTTAAGGTCGACAGTACTCACACTCTTAAAACCGAAACTTTTGATATGGGTGAGGCAGCAGGACACTTTGCATACATCGAAGATCCTGACGGCACACTGATCGAGTTCGTGGAAACCGATAAAATTCCTATCATGAAAAAGCTGGGCTGGTACCTCGACCTGCGTAAACGCGATCCCCGCAAACCCCTTCCCAACTGGATATTAAAGACGCTTAAATTCAGCAGGGTGAAGAAGAAGGATCTAATTTTCAAATCCTTTTAA
- the cysS gene encoding cysteine--tRNA ligase, protein MQHQLFIYNSLSRKKELFEPLSPLHAGMYVCGPTVYGDPHLGHARPAITFDLVFRYLQHIGYKVRYVRNITDVGHLEGDADAGDDKIGKKARIEQLEPMEVVQYYTNRYHEAMAKLNVLNPSIEPHASGHIIEQIEMVRKILSAGFAYERNGSIYFDIEKYNKKYPYGVLSGRKVDELLAFTRELEGQEEKKSSFDFALWKKATPDHIMHWPSPWSEGYPGWHLECSAMGTKYLGEQFDIHGGGMDLLFPHHESEIAQSMAANNKMPVRYWMHNNMITINGQKMGKSLGNALSLEAFFSGNNPLLNKAYSPMTIRFFILQAHYRGTLDFSNEALQASEKGLKRLMSAVGGQKPEIEEPGTGNREPRTTSPVVESFIKSCYDAMNDDFNSPVLIAQLFDAVRIINLVKEGKEKLSGEDLALLRQTYREFIVDILGLVPEEQSGWKDELISGLMDTIIEIRQDARAKKDFSTSDQIRDKLLKINIQIKDGKEGASWETTEEV, encoded by the coding sequence ATGCAACATCAACTCTTCATTTACAACAGCCTTTCAAGGAAGAAGGAACTTTTTGAGCCACTTTCACCCCTTCATGCCGGCATGTATGTCTGCGGGCCGACGGTTTATGGTGATCCGCACCTGGGACATGCCCGTCCGGCCATAACCTTTGACCTGGTTTTCCGCTACCTGCAACATATCGGGTATAAGGTTCGCTATGTGCGCAATATTACTGATGTTGGACATCTTGAAGGGGATGCCGATGCTGGGGATGATAAAATCGGCAAAAAAGCGAGGATCGAGCAGCTTGAACCCATGGAAGTGGTACAATATTATACTAACCGCTACCATGAGGCCATGGCGAAACTTAATGTCTTAAATCCCAGTATTGAGCCGCATGCTTCCGGACATATCATCGAACAAATTGAAATGGTTCGGAAAATCCTCAGCGCAGGATTCGCTTACGAGCGGAACGGTTCTATTTATTTCGACATAGAAAAGTATAACAAGAAATACCCATACGGGGTGCTTTCCGGCCGGAAAGTGGATGAATTGCTTGCTTTTACCCGTGAACTGGAAGGACAGGAAGAAAAAAAGAGCAGTTTCGATTTTGCTTTATGGAAGAAAGCGACGCCGGACCATATCATGCACTGGCCGTCGCCCTGGAGCGAAGGCTACCCGGGATGGCATCTCGAATGTTCCGCAATGGGAACCAAATACCTGGGCGAGCAATTCGATATACACGGAGGTGGTATGGACCTGCTCTTTCCGCATCATGAGTCGGAAATCGCTCAATCCATGGCCGCAAACAACAAAATGCCGGTCCGTTACTGGATGCACAACAACATGATCACCATTAACGGGCAGAAAATGGGCAAATCGCTTGGGAATGCCCTTTCCCTGGAAGCGTTCTTTAGCGGAAATAACCCCCTGCTTAATAAGGCATACAGCCCGATGACGATCCGTTTCTTCATCCTACAGGCGCACTACCGTGGTACGCTCGATTTTTCGAACGAAGCGCTGCAGGCGTCGGAGAAGGGACTGAAGAGATTAATGTCAGCGGTCGGCGGTCAGAAACCAGAGATTGAGGAACCGGGAACCGGGAACCGGGAACCGCGAACTACTTCGCCAGTAGTCGAGTCTTTCATTAAGTCCTGCTATGATGCGATGAACGACGATTTCAACAGCCCGGTGCTGATCGCGCAGTTATTTGATGCTGTCAGGATTATCAACCTGGTCAAAGAAGGAAAAGAGAAGTTGTCAGGGGAAGACCTGGCATTGCTTCGACAGACCTACCGGGAATTTATCGTTGATATTTTAGGCCTGGTGCCGGAAGAGCAATCAGGATGGAAAGATGAGCTGATCAGCGGGCTGATGGATACCATTATTGAAATCCGCCAGGATGCGAGGGCAAAGAAAGACTTTTCTACATCTGATCAGATCAGGGATAAGCTGCTGAAGATCAATATTCAGATTAAGGATGGGAAAGAAGGCGCAAGCTGGGAAACGACAGAAGAGGTTTAA
- the tyrS gene encoding tyrosine--tRNA ligase, giving the protein MNFIEELRWRGMIQDMTPEIEDLFKSGEMVVAYVGIDPTADSLHIGHLVGIMMLKHLQLSGHKPLALVGGATGMIGDPSGKSEERNLISEETIRHNQDCIKKQLGKLLDFSDAKNSAELVNNYDWMKEFTFLGFVRDIGKHITVNYMMAKDSVKKRLETGLSFTEFSYQLVQGYDFLYLNENKNCKLQMGGSDQWGNIITGTELIRRKTGGDAFALTCPLITKVDGGKFGKTEEGNVWLDPARTSPYKFYQFWLNTSDEDAEKYIKIFTLFSKEEVDEMISRHRKAPHLRELQKALAMDLTVRVHSQADYQSSLDASAILFGAGTTETLKNFSEDLFLSVFEGVPQSDISREKLRQGIQVLEFLADLTGIFPSRGEARRTIKENALSINKEKIGEDKVIGVKDLLNGKFILVQKGKKNYFLVVVS; this is encoded by the coding sequence ATGAACTTCATCGAAGAACTGCGCTGGCGCGGGATGATCCAGGATATGACGCCTGAAATTGAGGATCTTTTCAAAAGCGGAGAAATGGTGGTCGCTTACGTCGGCATCGACCCAACAGCCGATTCATTGCACATCGGCCACCTGGTGGGGATCATGATGCTGAAGCACCTGCAACTGTCCGGGCATAAGCCGCTGGCATTAGTCGGCGGAGCAACCGGCATGATCGGCGACCCGTCTGGTAAATCGGAGGAACGTAACCTGATCAGCGAGGAGACCATCAGGCATAACCAGGATTGTATTAAGAAACAACTCGGGAAACTACTTGATTTCAGCGATGCAAAAAATTCCGCAGAATTAGTGAATAATTACGACTGGATGAAAGAATTCACTTTCCTCGGCTTCGTACGTGACATCGGTAAGCATATCACCGTTAATTACATGATGGCTAAGGATTCCGTGAAGAAAAGACTGGAAACTGGCCTTTCGTTCACCGAGTTTTCTTACCAGCTGGTGCAGGGGTACGATTTTCTTTATCTTAATGAAAACAAAAACTGCAAGTTGCAGATGGGTGGTTCCGACCAATGGGGAAATATAATCACAGGCACCGAACTTATTCGCCGTAAAACCGGCGGGGATGCTTTTGCCCTTACCTGCCCGCTGATCACCAAGGTCGATGGCGGCAAGTTCGGGAAAACTGAAGAAGGCAACGTCTGGCTCGATCCGGCCAGGACCTCTCCTTATAAATTCTACCAGTTCTGGCTGAATACTTCAGATGAGGATGCGGAAAAGTATATCAAAATATTCACCCTGTTTTCAAAAGAAGAAGTGGATGAAATGATCTCCCGGCACCGCAAGGCACCGCATTTACGGGAATTGCAGAAGGCTTTGGCAATGGACCTTACCGTCAGGGTGCATTCGCAAGCCGATTACCAGTCTTCGCTTGATGCTTCTGCCATTCTATTCGGAGCAGGTACGACAGAAACACTGAAAAATTTTTCTGAGGATCTGTTCCTGTCCGTGTTTGAAGGGGTGCCCCAAAGCGATATTTCAAGGGAAAAACTCCGGCAGGGTATCCAGGTCCTGGAATTCCTGGCTGACCTGACAGGCATCTTTCCTTCCCGTGGCGAAGCGCGGAGGACCATTAAGGAAAATGCTCTTTCAATCAATAAAGAGAAAATCGGGGAAGATAAAGTTATTGGCGTAAAAGACTTATTGAACGGCAAGTTTATCCTGGTTCAAAAAGGGAAGAAAAACTATTTCCTGGTTGTGGTTAGTTAG
- a CDS encoding heparan-alpha-glucosaminide N-acetyltransferase domain-containing protein, which translates to MSQLNGDKQRFEYIDQFRGLIVILMLLDHCSYYFNSIWEQIDPLDPLFDTWGQFALRYLPYLCAPGFLMISGAMVWWSYQRRIKKGTPDWTARWQLIQRGIFLIILQMTWVNSSWGGFREFLPGHIGIITCLGISIILLTLIIRLNWQLRLFIGLAILVIHPLLLNISYDPEVAWERVLMQTFIDAGEFNKYPAIPWFALAVLGSVMAYGWLEVWKTDKKRIYMSIGIAALALIISVVVRMSRGYGNIFPFSNFGSYSFFFDQKYPPSLYMNIWFFALVVLAICAFITLSRVAPKLLVVFSIPGKVPLFFYGMHIAIMGVFVKRLGLFYREGGVLATLIGFAVMLVVMLPLCKWFYGVKSRSKNFFIRMI; encoded by the coding sequence ATGAGTCAGCTAAACGGAGATAAGCAGCGCTTCGAATATATCGACCAGTTTCGCGGTTTGATTGTTATCCTGATGCTTCTTGACCATTGTTCCTACTACTTTAATTCGATCTGGGAACAAATCGACCCGCTTGACCCACTCTTCGATACCTGGGGCCAGTTCGCCCTGCGATATCTGCCGTACCTTTGCGCCCCGGGGTTTTTGATGATTTCCGGGGCAATGGTCTGGTGGTCATATCAACGGCGGATTAAAAAAGGAACTCCGGACTGGACCGCCCGCTGGCAACTGATCCAACGAGGCATTTTTTTGATTATTCTGCAGATGACATGGGTGAATTCGTCGTGGGGCGGTTTCCGTGAATTTTTGCCCGGGCATATCGGGATCATTACCTGCCTTGGCATTTCTATAATCCTGCTGACCCTGATTATCAGACTGAATTGGCAGTTGCGGCTCTTCATCGGGCTTGCCATCCTTGTTATTCACCCTTTACTGCTAAATATATCTTACGACCCGGAAGTTGCCTGGGAACGGGTCCTGATGCAGACATTCATCGACGCAGGTGAATTCAACAAATACCCTGCCATTCCCTGGTTTGCCCTGGCAGTCCTGGGATCTGTCATGGCATATGGATGGCTCGAGGTATGGAAGACAGATAAGAAACGGATTTACATGAGTATCGGAATTGCCGCATTAGCATTGATCATATCGGTAGTCGTGAGAATGTCCCGCGGATACGGCAATATATTTCCATTTTCCAACTTCGGTTCCTATTCATTTTTCTTCGACCAGAAGTATCCGCCAAGCCTCTATATGAACATCTGGTTCTTTGCGCTGGTGGTTTTAGCGATCTGTGCTTTCATCACATTAAGCAGGGTGGCGCCGAAACTCCTGGTCGTTTTTAGCATCCCGGGTAAAGTGCCGCTGTTTTTCTATGGTATGCACATTGCCATTATGGGGGTGTTTGTAAAACGCCTGGGATTGTTTTACCGCGAAGGCGGGGTACTTGCCACACTGATCGGGTTTGCAGTCATGCTCGTGGTGATGCTGCCGCTCTGCAAATGGTTTTATGGCGTAAAAAGCCGGAGCAAGAATTTTTTCATCCGAATGATATGA
- a CDS encoding SDR family oxidoreductase: MKNHKFFDGKVIWITGASSGIGEALAIKLSAWNTHLILSSRRREELERVKAGLNLRPEDVYVLPLNLGDPTSLEEKAKEAQKVFGRIDILINNGGISQRSRIMETSVETDRKIMEINYFSGVILTKSVMPSMLARGFGHIVAVSSVTGKFGFPLRSAYSASKHAMYGFYESLRAEYSDQGIRTTIICPGRVSTNISLGALGPDGKPQKIMDPGQQYGIPAESCAMDIINGIRKNKRDVYSGGKELLMVYIKRFLPCLAYRLARKVKRI; this comes from the coding sequence ATGAAAAATCATAAATTTTTCGATGGAAAAGTAATCTGGATCACGGGAGCTTCCAGCGGCATCGGAGAAGCGCTTGCCATCAAGCTTTCCGCATGGAACACGCATTTGATTTTATCCAGCAGACGCAGGGAGGAGCTGGAGAGGGTCAAAGCCGGACTCAATCTGAGGCCCGAAGATGTTTACGTTCTTCCGCTGAACCTCGGCGATCCCACCTCCCTCGAAGAAAAAGCAAAAGAAGCACAAAAGGTTTTCGGACGAATAGATATACTGATAAACAATGGCGGAATCTCACAGAGGTCGAGGATAATGGAGACCAGTGTGGAAACCGACCGGAAGATTATGGAGATCAACTATTTTTCGGGAGTAATACTTACCAAAAGTGTAATGCCATCGATGCTTGCCAGAGGTTTCGGACATATAGTTGCAGTGAGCAGCGTTACGGGCAAGTTTGGTTTTCCGCTCCGTTCGGCCTATTCAGCCTCCAAGCACGCTATGTATGGCTTTTATGAGTCACTCAGGGCCGAATATTCCGATCAGGGCATCCGCACCACTATAATTTGTCCGGGGCGGGTAAGCACCAATATCTCCCTTGGTGCTCTGGGTCCTGATGGTAAGCCTCAGAAAATCATGGATCCCGGACAGCAATATGGGATACCGGCCGAAAGCTGCGCGATGGATATCATAAACGGTATCCGTAAAAACAAAAGAGACGTATACTCCGGAGGCAAGGAGCTTTTGATGGTGTATATTAAAAGATTTTTACCATGCCTGGCATACAGGCTGGCGAGGAAAGTTAAAAGGATTTGA
- a CDS encoding NAD-dependent epimerase/dehydratase family protein → MILVTGGTGLVGSHLIQALVREGKRVRAIKRPSSDLGMIRKVFDLYTPEPEKEFSQIEWVEADIMDIFSLEESMEGVEEVYHCAAIVSFLPEDRKRLLRINTEGTANIVNAALEKKIRKLCHVSSIAALGRPENQADLIDENLVWKTSRNNSIYAISKYGAEREVWRGTAEGLDAVIVNPSIILGVAGASMGSSRIFNSIWEGLKFYPPGINGFVDVRDVVRAMILLMNSDIRNERFILSVDNIEYKRLFDLIAAAMGKPAPHLKVSPMLLGFAWRVEKLRSMVTGVKPLITKETAHTAVQQYEYSNEKIKKELGFEFTPIEETVRHFCGIFMNG, encoded by the coding sequence ATGATCTTAGTCACAGGTGGAACGGGACTGGTAGGTTCACATTTGATTCAGGCGCTTGTCAGGGAGGGTAAGCGAGTCCGTGCAATAAAAAGACCTTCCAGCGATCTGGGAATGATCCGCAAGGTGTTTGATCTTTATACCCCGGAGCCTGAAAAAGAATTTTCACAGATCGAATGGGTGGAAGCCGACATCATGGACATCTTCTCACTGGAAGAGTCCATGGAAGGGGTGGAAGAAGTTTATCATTGCGCTGCCATCGTATCGTTTCTTCCGGAAGATCGCAAGAGACTTCTGCGGATCAATACAGAGGGCACTGCAAACATTGTGAATGCCGCGCTGGAGAAGAAAATCCGGAAGCTATGCCATGTTTCATCCATTGCTGCACTTGGCCGGCCTGAAAACCAGGCCGACCTGATCGATGAGAACCTGGTCTGGAAGACATCAAGGAACAATTCCATATATGCCATCAGCAAATATGGCGCAGAAAGGGAAGTCTGGCGAGGAACTGCCGAAGGGCTCGATGCGGTGATCGTCAATCCAAGCATTATCCTCGGCGTTGCAGGGGCAAGCATGGGTAGCTCAAGGATATTCAATTCGATTTGGGAAGGCCTGAAGTTTTATCCCCCGGGCATAAACGGTTTTGTAGATGTACGCGATGTCGTAAGGGCCATGATTTTACTGATGAACAGCGATATCCGCAATGAGCGTTTTATACTCAGTGTGGATAATATTGAATATAAAAGGTTGTTTGATCTCATTGCGGCAGCAATGGGCAAACCTGCGCCACACCTGAAGGTAAGCCCGATGTTGTTAGGTTTCGCATGGAGGGTTGAAAAATTAAGGTCGATGGTAACCGGCGTTAAACCTTTGATTACCAAAGAAACGGCTCATACCGCCGTGCAGCAGTATGAATATTCGAACGAAAAGATAAAAAAAGAGCTTGGATTTGAGTTCACACCGATAGAAGAGACGGTGCGGCATTTTTGCGGGATTTTTATGAATGGCTAA
- a CDS encoding GxxExxY protein: MMTQKYINEIAYKMVGCAIEVHKNLGPGLLESVYQTCLIEELLDSGLTVRSQVYVPIKYKGKVLGGTLKLDLLVNDLIIIELKAVDAMIPLYKAQLLSYLKLTGKPKGLLINFNCENIVAQMIPLVTEEFSKQAKS; the protein is encoded by the coding sequence ATGATGACACAGAAATACATTAACGAAATTGCCTACAAAATGGTAGGTTGTGCTATTGAAGTGCACAAAAATCTGGGTCCGGGACTATTAGAATCTGTCTATCAAACATGTCTGATCGAAGAATTATTAGATTCCGGTTTGACTGTTCGATCTCAGGTATATGTACCCATAAAATATAAAGGAAAAGTTTTAGGTGGAACCTTAAAACTTGATCTCTTGGTCAATGATCTGATTATTATTGAATTAAAAGCTGTTGATGCGATGATACCGTTATATAAAGCACAACTTTTATCTTATCTGAAACTCACAGGTAAACCTAAAGGTTTATTAATCAACTTTAATTGTGAAAATATCGTAGCACAAATGATTCCCTTGGTTACAGAAGAATTTTCCAAACAAGCTAAATCTTAG